In the Gossypium raimondii isolate GPD5lz chromosome 9, ASM2569854v1, whole genome shotgun sequence genome, one interval contains:
- the LOC105800698 gene encoding probable protein phosphatase 2C 42 isoform X2, with the protein MTDTAALRRRVTFAITCSATFEDRRILVRHCVVGIVKLCVYAAMTAESEGAVTAETIQRAFRQTEEGFTALVSELWSTRPNMATVGTCCLVGVIYQQTLFIANLGDSRVVLGKKVGNTGGMAAMQLSTEHNANIEAIRHELKELHPTDPHIVVLKHGVWRVKGIIQVSRSIGDVYMKHAQYNREPINAKFRLPEPMNMPILSANPTIISHALHPNDSFLIFASDGLWEHLSNEKAVAIVHSHPRAGSAKRLVKAALQEAARKREMRYSDLRKIDKKVRRHFHDDITVIVLFFNHDLISRGAVQDPPVSIRSALEHN; encoded by the exons ATGACGGACACGGCGGCCCTGAGGCGGCGCGTTACGTTTGCGATAACTTGTTCAGCCACTTTCGAG GATAGACGGATCTTAGTGCGGCATTGCGTTGTTGGTATTGTTAAGCTTTGTGTTTATGCAGCCATGACAGCCGAATCAGAAGGAGCTGTCACTGCTGAGACCATTCAAAGAGCTTTTCGACAAACTGAAGAAGGGTTTACGGCCCTTGTGTCGGAGTTATGGAGTACTCGACCAAATATGGCAACGGTCGGGACGTGCTGTCTGGTTGGGGTAATATATCAGCAAACACTTTTTATTGCAAATCTCGGTGATTCACGCGTTGTGCTCGGCAAGAAAGTTGGCAACACCGGAGGAATGGCTGCTATGCAGTTGTCAACTGAACACAATGCTAATATCGAGGCTATTAGACATGAACTTAAGGAATTACACCCGACTGATCCGCATATTGTTGTTCTCAAGCACGGAGTTTGGAGAGTAAAGGGCATTATTCAG GTTTCTAGGTCGATAGGTGATGTTTATATGAAACACGCACAGTATAACAGGGAACCGATTAATGCAAAATTCAGGCTTCCTGAACCAATGAATATGCCGATATTAAGTGCCAATCCAACTATTATTTCCCATGCTCTCCACCCAAACGATTCTTTCCTTATATTTGCTTCTGACGGTCTATGGGAACACTTGAGCAACGAAAAAGCCGTGGCTATTGTCCATAGTCATCCACGTGCG GGCAGTGCGAAAAGGCTAGTCAAGGCTGCCCTACAAGAAGCAGCGAGAAAACGAGAAATGAGATATTCGGATCTTCGTAAGATCGACAAGAAGGTTCGACGCCATTTTCACGACGATATAACTGTTATTGTGTTATTCTTTAATCACGATCTTATCTCCAGAGGTGCCGTTCAAGACCCTCCGGTATCGATTCGAAGTGCATTAGaacacaattaa
- the LOC105800698 gene encoding probable protein phosphatase 2C 42 isoform X1, giving the protein MLQGLMNLLSVCWNPFGHEVESHETNGVLGGGDGGGSGGSREGKDGLLWFRDIGKYGSGEFSMAVIQANQVLEDQSQIESGQFGTFVGIYDGHGGPEAARYVCDNLFSHFRAMTAESEGAVTAETIQRAFRQTEEGFTALVSELWSTRPNMATVGTCCLVGVIYQQTLFIANLGDSRVVLGKKVGNTGGMAAMQLSTEHNANIEAIRHELKELHPTDPHIVVLKHGVWRVKGIIQVSRSIGDVYMKHAQYNREPINAKFRLPEPMNMPILSANPTIISHALHPNDSFLIFASDGLWEHLSNEKAVAIVHSHPRAGSAKRLVKAALQEAARKREMRYSDLRKIDKKVRRHFHDDITVIVLFFNHDLISRGAVQDPPVSIRSALEHN; this is encoded by the exons ATGCTTCAGGGATTAATGAATCTGCTCTCGGTTTGTTGGAACCCATTTGGGCATGAAGTAGAAAGTCACGAAACAAACGGCGTCCTTGGCGGCGGCGATGGCGGTGGTAGTGGTGGCTCAAGGGAAGGTAAAGATGGGTTGCTTTGGTTTCGTGATATAGGGAAATATGGGTCCGGTGAATTTTCCATGGCCGTGATCCAAGCAAACCAAGTGCTCGAGGACCAAAGCCAGATCGAGTCCGGCCAATTTGGTACCTTCGTTGGGATCTATGACGGACACGGCGGCCCTGAGGCGGCGCGTTACGTTTGCGATAACTTGTTCAGCCACTTTCGAG CCATGACAGCCGAATCAGAAGGAGCTGTCACTGCTGAGACCATTCAAAGAGCTTTTCGACAAACTGAAGAAGGGTTTACGGCCCTTGTGTCGGAGTTATGGAGTACTCGACCAAATATGGCAACGGTCGGGACGTGCTGTCTGGTTGGGGTAATATATCAGCAAACACTTTTTATTGCAAATCTCGGTGATTCACGCGTTGTGCTCGGCAAGAAAGTTGGCAACACCGGAGGAATGGCTGCTATGCAGTTGTCAACTGAACACAATGCTAATATCGAGGCTATTAGACATGAACTTAAGGAATTACACCCGACTGATCCGCATATTGTTGTTCTCAAGCACGGAGTTTGGAGAGTAAAGGGCATTATTCAG GTTTCTAGGTCGATAGGTGATGTTTATATGAAACACGCACAGTATAACAGGGAACCGATTAATGCAAAATTCAGGCTTCCTGAACCAATGAATATGCCGATATTAAGTGCCAATCCAACTATTATTTCCCATGCTCTCCACCCAAACGATTCTTTCCTTATATTTGCTTCTGACGGTCTATGGGAACACTTGAGCAACGAAAAAGCCGTGGCTATTGTCCATAGTCATCCACGTGCG GGCAGTGCGAAAAGGCTAGTCAAGGCTGCCCTACAAGAAGCAGCGAGAAAACGAGAAATGAGATATTCGGATCTTCGTAAGATCGACAAGAAGGTTCGACGCCATTTTCACGACGATATAACTGTTATTGTGTTATTCTTTAATCACGATCTTATCTCCAGAGGTGCCGTTCAAGACCCTCCGGTATCGATTCGAAGTGCATTAGaacacaattaa